A stretch of Hippoglossus hippoglossus isolate fHipHip1 chromosome 20, fHipHip1.pri, whole genome shotgun sequence DNA encodes these proteins:
- the esco1 gene encoding uncharacterized protein esco1 isoform X4 yields MPAPKRGPAPHEPQPKMRKLDEDGEALPSKAEPATINRALKTGNTLEKSAAPRTKKKLSTSEEEQSSPPKDPSKTISDPPVKKAKLLNATSASCGEAPSQFPKASLKRTASTDSDEELSSDGSKVDLFRERDDGDKARCVRQYSNRVKAKRKAEETSSDPQETCQELQSAPTVLIQMDHSYGRYSDLPNTQSTAEDNPNATKEPAEAAVEPERQVQLDNAAQAESKETLVPVSGNANASIKSDCEVEGSKREEFKNVEIQKLTDKETLPSSREALDSVTPAASCITSVAKENEKKVVVESTESQKDVDGELVALSAETLFSVTGEMNPSCEGEDQADEKTDSACIPESLTDVSCETETKETTEIVSEGLNIRSKMEEGEHDMKEVIEAASVSSEHRDVDSENSNSAPEEILEGNNNPDSQTDLSVKIQVTFKEESKSVLLPDQVPDKITNSCDGVNKVVRKSDDKLKESERKVIELPSTQSVDGPGSFVEVQLSHDVTDRMSDSCTEILTPDCEAAHEQKQREVFTDAVTVPEGQTDTDMQTKITSEGASDSALRVATQNQEHHIFNDHATEIPAEVKDLTSVEKGKEMNFELAPAPQCQIKMDLSASVTSEQEFSNPVKTMETQSQKVEIQNEEKHKSNEFTSEVHGDIITEKMANEDDKCSASTPESQNKMEMQSVRTSEISNPASSLEVKRQESPGVSERTTDMSDKVHLHPVSNSQSSEDDDRVNAECVAAPENQTEVHIQTEELSNPASTLQIQNQPSQEVREPTTVLNQEFHEKQKVENSPVVENENQSNFQPAAASESQIEIEMQMTSEISDSAPSEEIQETISTSEEKSNTSPAVEIKSQEVSGHATDESTEVHEHLMIENHQNVTKEDEINFDSVAPSGNQMRPEIQSTSTSEILNPASLVVREIPKSQNEVDMETTARSEICNTSPAVEIQDQKIQDASEHGTDISGECATEPENQVQMETQVSSTSEILITAPEVETENKKSQEVTGPARDTSERIQGLEIFKSKCSENQNKVIEAYVSATEGLKETEMQTTAAPEEILNPTTAAQTQNQRGQEVSELATDTVLQKDAACAEHEENKEEVINLCVSAAENQMEMNTETTATPEEVSDPGSIYQEVSELITDTVVQKETASCWNKDNEDKITSKSVNAPEMQTNMETTAAPEDISVPAPIAQRQDSRLQEATEHTADLSNAIQKPPPVTNLENKEEASAKVVQKEMDVINGSMESADSALQEEMGKQMINEAKGEAAVIPCDKAGKTVCIIEGQGEGTGSNEVIVFACDQPHDVDVVIEASEEQMKTFNQSEVQAQENQIVYEPISSPESNDERETSTASERHHGVSLLDIQNTETQHIIEEASTSEENKICDPQAEAEENVTEQICVFGSQAAAAELNPDDGLVGKEDNLFNDSQQTDDKSSEPSQQPSCDLMDVNTTENDMANSHAQRTNEGGDAVVIENADGTLVLQEVQILEDIEIGREIVVAQEAEKPKKQEMNTQARTKARLAALAEQKAAASKRAANRHQLNLLALCHEIAEDIATDSMLLKRIEEEKLAAAAAAARVEAAKAEAAKKETLPVKTQDPNTINIATPAGPEGCSASATPAAQAPGAQPSTPDSAEAKPAAEPQKRRFFITQISVPLKAHEKKKLTRYQRLRQVELQREKMSWARVKKLKSDQANQMFSEMDWQAPRSATSPFSTRPVTMTPPPAASPSKTAPTSPATTSKPATPKAEVPKVETPKAEPIKTEPTKTETPKSAPAKADTSKTAPTKTEPTKPEASKAEPPNTETRRVTRQRTAQASDTTPAPGPAPKVTRSAGKRSLPAIPPPMPNGLNSQKSKLEVEYKPYRPRPKYSFDDFELDDDPLPVAPTKTNPALRLLQQTRPGLQSNPTAQFKHAAQSRPTVSSQPANQVKLKAQTTPAAQISGQSKPSVAATSQLKPAASTNPQSKPAAARTPLSKATSAAATDSSKAVLTAKAQIKSPVTTTPRSNAVLSASTQLKSTAGGSAAQLKPSTSTTSQPAVPTTSETKPAVSKTDAASTSQKTSNPQSSEDGKCKDTAASLSSTPTSSSSSSEESRKVSDGTQQCEQKPEENKAETSRMMEKTSEEPCQDRGAKQQDGGTPLSDACLQREVKKLKEADKDGTQTVIDAGQKHFGAVACNVCGMLYSASNPEDESQHLLFHNQFISAVKYVGWKKERILGEYPDGKIILVLPDDPKYALKKVEEIREMVDNDLGFQQVETKCPSQTKTFLFISNDKKVTGCLIAEHIQEGFRVIEEPVPEGSEGEKVMFERQRAWCCSITPEPAICGISRIWVVNMMRRLGVASRMLECLRNNFIFGSYLSKDEIAFSDPTPDGKLFATNYFGTSQFLVYNFVSGRNLPKPKTDTV; encoded by the exons ATGCCGGCCCCAAAGAGAGGACCAGCTCCTCATGAACCGCAGCCCAAGATGAGGAAGTTGGATGAGGATGGGGAGGCTCTCCCATCCAAAGCTGAACCAGCCACCATTAATAGAGCTCTTAAAACGGGAAATACGCTAGAAAAGTCAGCAGCCCCTCGGACTAAGAAAAAACTGTCTACTTCAGAGGAAGAACAGAGCTCCCCTCCGAAGGATCCCAGCAAAACCATTTCTGACCCGCCTGTCAAAAAAGCCAAGCTTCTGAACGCCACAAGTGCCTCCTGCGGAGAAGCTCCCTCGCAGTTCCCCAAAGCCTCCCTGAAGCGAACAGCCTCCACGGACTCAGACGAGGAGCTGAGTAGCGATGGCAGTAAGGTCGACCTCTTTAGAGAGAGGGACGACGGCGACAAGGCCCGCTGCGTCAGACAATACTCAAACCGAGTCAAAGCGAAACGCAAGGCTGAGGAGACGTCTTCTGACCCACAGGAAACATGCCAGGAGTTACAATCCGCACCTACAGTGCTTATACAGATGGACCACAGTTACGGTAGATACTCAGATTTGCCAAATACTCAAAGCACGGCTGAGGATAATCCGAATGCGACAAAAGAACCTGCAGAAGCTGCTGTTGAACCCGAGAGACAAGTGCAGTTGGATAATGCGGCACAAGCAGAGTCCAAGGAAACTTTGGTCCCTGTATCAGGTAATGCTAATGCTAGTATCAAATCTGACTGTGAAGTTGAAGGAAGTAAACGTGAGGAATTCAAAAATGTAGAAATCCAAAAGCTCACAGATAAGGAAACACTACCATCATCTAGAGAAGCATTGGACTCTGTTACTCCAGCTGCATCTTGCATTACGTCTGTGGCTAAGGAGAATGAGAAAAAGGTTGTTGTTGAGTCCACTGAAAGTCAAAAGGATGTAGATGGTGAACTAGTAGCACTGTCAGCGGAAACACTATTTTCTGTTACTGGAGAGATGAATCCAAGCTGTGAAGGTGAAGACCAGGCCGATGAAAAGACAGACTCGGCTTGCATACCAGAAAGTCTTACAGATGTGAGctgtgaaactgaaacaaaggAGACCACCGAGATAGTTTCTGAAGGACTGAATATCAGATCTAAAATGGAGGAAGGTGAGCATGACATGAAGGAAGTGATTGAAGCAGCCAGCGTCTCCTCGGAGCACAGAGATGTGGACTCAGAAAACTCAAACTCTGCACCAGAAGAGATCCTGGAGGGAAATAATAATCCAGATAGTCAAACAGATCTCAGTGTCAAAATTCAAGTTACTTTTAAGGAGGAATCGAAATCTGTTCTCCTGCCGGACCAAGTGCCAGATAAAATTACCAATTCTTGTGATGGTGTGAACAAAGTTGTGAGAAAGTCCGACGACAagcttaaagaaagtgaaaggaaAGTAATTGAACTCCCGTCGACTCAGTCTGTCGATGGTCCTGGGTCTTTTGTTGAGGTACAGCTGAGTCATGATGTGACAGACAGGATGAGTGACAGCTGTACAGAAATATTGACACCTGATTGTGAGGCGGCGCATgagcaaaaacaaagagaggtgTTCACTGATGCTGTCACAGTCCCAGAAGGTCAGACAGACACGGACATGCAGACTAAAATAACATCAGAGGGGGCGTCTGACTCAGCTCTGAGAGTGGCTACACAAAACCAGGAGCACCACATCTTTAATGACCATGCTACAGAAATACCTGCTGAAGTTAAGGACCTTACCAGTGTGGAAAAAGGAAAGGAGATGAACTTTGAGCTTGCCCCTGCACCTCAGTGTCAAATCAAAATGGATTTATCGGCTTCGGTGACATCAGAGCAAGAGTTTTCTAATCCAGTgaaaacaatggaaacacaaagcCAAAAAGTGGAAATACAAAATGAGGAAAAGCACAAGAGCAACGAATTTACTTCAGAGGTTCATGGAGATATTATAACTGAAAAAATGGCAAATGAAGACGACAAGTGCTCTGCTAGTACACCTGAGAgtcaaaacaaaatggaaatgcAATCTGTAAGAACATCAGAGATTTCTAATCCAGCGTCGTCACTTGAAGTGAAAAGGCAGGAGAGCCCAGGTGTGAGTGAACGCACCACAGACATGTCtgataaagtacatttacatcCAGTTTCAAATAGTCAGAGCTCAGAGGACGACGACAGGGTTAATGCTGAATGTGTTGCTGCACCAGAGAATCAAACAGAAGTGCACATTCAGACAGAGGAGCTTTCTAACCCAGCATCTACATTGCAAATACAAAACCAGCCAAGTCAGGAGGTCAGGGAACCCACCACAGTATTGAATCAGGAATTTCACGAGAAGCAAAAAGTTGAAAATTCTCCGgttgttgaaaatgaaaaccagtCAAACTTTCAACCCGCAGCTGCATCAGAGAGtcaaattgaaattgaaatgcagATGACATCAGAGATTTCTGACTCGGCCCCTTCAGAGGAAATACAAGAAACTATTTCAACATCAGAGGAGAAATCTAACACGTCACCTGCAGTGGAAATTAAAAGCCAGGAAGTCAGTGGACATGCTACAGATGAATCTACAGAGGTTCATGAACATCTGATGATTGAAAATCATCAGAATGTCACTAAAGAGGATGAAATCAACTTTGACTCTGTGGCTCCATCAGGGAATCAAATGAGACCGGAAATACAGTCGACATCAACGTCTGAGATTTTAAACCCAGCCTCTTTAGTGGTAAGAGAAATtccaaaaagtcaaaatgaagtGGATATGGAGACGACTGCAAGATCAGAGATTTGTAACACATCTCCTGCAGTAGAAATTCAAGACCAGAAGATTCAGGATGCCAGTGAACATGGTACTGACATATCTGGAGAATGTGCGACTGAACCGGAGAATCAAGTCCAAATGGAAACGCAGGTTTCCTCAACCTCTGAGATTTTAATTACAGCACCTGAAGTGGAAACTGAAAATAAGAAAAGCCAAGAAGTGACTGGACCTGCAAGAGACACATCTGAAAGGATTCAAGGTCTAGAGATATTCAAAAGCAAGTGTagtgaaaaccaaaacaaggtTATTGAAGCGTATGTCAGTGCTACTGAGGGTctgaaagaaactgaaatgcagacaacagcagcaccagAGGAGATACTTAATCCAacaactgcagcacagacacaaaaccagAGAGGTCAGGAGGTCAGTGAACTCGCCACAGACACTGTACTTCAAAAAGATGCTGCTTGTGCTGAGCATGAGGAAAACAAGGAAGAGGTTATCAACCTGTGTGTTAGTGCTGCTGAGAATCAAATGGAAATGAATACAGAAACAACAGCGACACCAGAGGAGGTTTCTGATCCAGGATCTATCTACCAGGAGGTCAGTGAATTAATCACAGACACCGTCGTTCAGAAAGAGACTGCAAGTTGTTGGAATAAAGACAATGAAGACAAGATAACTTCTAAGTCTGTTAATGCTCCAGAAATGCAGACGAATATGGAAACGACTGCAGCGCCTGAAGATATTTCTGTTCCAGCACCTATAGCACAGAGGCAAGACTCTAGGCTGCAGGAAGCCACTGAACACACTGCAGACTTATCAAACGCAATTCAGAAACCCCCTCCTGTGActaatttggaaaataaagagGAGGCTAGTGCTAAAGTAGTCCAAAAGGAGATGGATGTAATAAATGGATCAATGGAATCTGCAGATTCTGCCTTACAAGAGGAAATGGGGAAGCAAATGATTAATGAGGCCAAAGGCGAGGCCGCAGTAATTCCTTGTGATAAGGCTGGCAAAACAGTCTGTATTATTGAAGGACAGGGCGAAGGAACTGGAAGCAATGAAGTAATCGTTTTTGCTTGTGACCAGCCACATGACGTTGATGTTGTAATTGAGGCCTCAGAAGAGCAGATGAAGACGTTTAATCAGTCGGAGGTTCAGGCTCAGGAAAACCAGATCGTGTACGAGCCCATCAGCAGTCCAGAAAGTAATGACGAGAGAGAGACGTCGACAGCGTCAGAGAGGCATCATGGTGTTTCTTTACTGGATATACAGAACACAGAGACCCAGCACATCATAGAAGAGGCATCGACtagtgaagaaaacaaaatctgtgACCCACAAGCGGAAGCTGAGGAAAATGTTACAGAACAAATTTGCGTATTTGGTagccaagcagcagcagca GAGCTGAATCCAGACGATGGATTAGTGGGTAAAGAGGACAATCTTTTTAACGATTCCCAGCAAACCGATGACAAGAGTTCTGAACCTTCCCAGCAGCCATCATGTGACCTGATGGACGTTAATACCACAGAGAATGACATGGCGAACTCTCATGCTCAACGCACTAATGAAGGCGGCGATGCTGTGGTAATAGAGAATGCTGATGGTACTTTGGTTCTACAAGAAGTGCAGATTCTAGAGGATATAGAGATCGGTCGTGAGATCGTAGTA GCACAGGAGGCAGAAAAACCCAAGAAGCAAGAAATGAATACACAAGCCAGAACCAAAGCTCGCCTGGCGGCTTTGGCCGAGCAAAAGGCTGCAGCGTCGAAGAGAGCGGCAAACAGACATCAGCTCAACCTCTTAGCTCTATGTCACGAAATAGCAGAGGACATCGCCACAGACAGCATGCTACTGAAGAGGATTGAAGAGGAAAAACTAgctgcagcggcagcagctgcCAGGGTAGAAGCCGCTAAGGCTGAAGCCGCCAAGAAGGAAACTCTACCAGTTAAGACGCAGGACCCAAATACAATTAACATTGCAACTCCGGCCGGACCAGAAGGATGCTCAGCTTCAGCGACCCCTGCTGCACAGGCACCTGGAGCTCAGCCCTCAACACCTGACTCAGCTGAGGCCAAGCCTGCAGCAGAGCCTCAGAAGAGACGTTTCTTTATCACGCAAATATCCGTACCACTGAAAGCCCACGAGAAAAAGAAGCTGACGCGATATCAAAGACTGAGACAGGTGgaactgcagagagaaaagatgtCCTGGGCACGAGTCAAGAAACTGAAGTCTGACCAAGCGAACcagatgttttcagaaatgGATTGGCAAGCCCCCCGGTCTGCCACCTCTCCATTTTCAACGCGTCCAGTGACCATGACCCCTCCACCTGCAGCCAGTCCATCAAAAACAGCTCCCACAAGTCCCGCCACCACTAGCAAACCTGCTACACCCAAGGCAGAAGTTCCCAAGGTGGAGACTCCTAAAGCCGAACCCATCAAAACAGAACCCACAAAGACAGAAACCCCCAAATCTGCACCCGCTAAGGCAGATACGTCCAAAACTGCTCCCACTAAAACTGAACCTACCAAACCTGAGGCCTCTAAAGCTGAACCTCCCAATACTGAAACCCGTAGAGTTACAAGGCAAAGAACGGCTCAAGCTTCTGATACGACTCCTGCTCCGGGGCCGGCCCCTAAAGTGACAAGATCTGCAGGGAAGAGGAGTCTCCCAGCCATACCTCCTCCCATGCCCAACGGACTTAATTCCCAAAAATCCAAGCTTGAGGTTGAGTACAAGCCATACAGACCCCGGCCCAAGTATTCCTTTGATGACTTTGAATTAGATGATGACCCGTTACCAGTAGCTCCGACAAAGACCAACCCCGCACTGAGGCTCTTACAACAAACACGACCCGGCCTTCAGTCAAACCCCACAGCTCAATTTAAACATGCAGCTCAGTCAAGGCCCACAGTTTCATCACAACCGGCCAACCAGGTAAAACTCAAAGCTCAAACCACGCCTGCTGCACAGATCTCAGGTCAGTCAAAGCCCAGTGTTGCAGCTACATCTCAGTTAAAACCTGCCGCTTCCACCAATCCACAAtcaaaacctgctgctgccagaACCCCCCTGTCAAAGGCCACATCTGCAGCTGCAACAGATTCATCAAAAGCTGTTCTCACCGCCAAAGCTCAGATAAAGTCTCCTGTCACGACGACACCACGGTCGAATGCAGTATTATCTGCCTCTACCCAGTTAAAGTCCACTGCCGGTGGAAGTGCAGCTCAGTTAAAGCCGTCAACTTCGACGACGTCTCAACCTGCTGTTCCGACCACATCTGAGACCAAACCTGCTGTTTCTAAGACCGATGCTGCTTCGACGTCTCAGAAAACCTCAAATCCACAATCATCGGAAGATGGCAAATGCAAA gatacagctgcttcactttcatcaactcccacctcctcctcctcctcctctgaggaGAGCCGTAAAGTGTCTGATGGAACACAACAGTGTGAGCAGAAGCCTGAGg AGAATAAGGCAGAAACATCCAGGATGATGGAGAAGACTTCGGAAGAACCTTGTCAAGA CAGAGGAGCGAAGCAACAAGATGGTGGGACTCCTCTCTCTGATGCTTGTCTGCAAAGAGAAGTCAAGAAACTGAAAGAGGCAGATAAAGATGGCACCCAAACTGTGATT GATGCCGGACAGAAGCATTTTGGAGCAGTGGCCTGCAATGTGTGTGGGATGCTCTACTCGGCTTCCAACCCCGAGGATGAATCTCAGCATTTACTCTTCCACAATCAGTTCATCAGCGCTGTCAAATACGTG GGATGGAAAAAAGAGAGGATTCTGGGAGAGTATCCAGACGGCAAGATCATTCTCGTCCTGCCAGATGATCCCAAATATGCCCTGAAGAAG GTCGAGGAGATCAGGGAGATGGTGGACAATGACCTGGGCTTCCAGCAGGTGGAGACCAAGTGCCCCTCTCAGACCAAAACCTTCCTCTTTATTTCCAATGACAAGAAGGTGACTGGATGCCTCATAGCAGAGCACATACAAGAG GGGTTCCGGGTGATCGAGGAGCCCGTCCCTGAGGgttcagagggagagaaggtgaTGTTCGAACGTCAGAGAGCTTGGTGTTGCTCCATCACGCCAGAGCCGGCGATCTGTGGCATCAGCCGCATCTGGGTGGTCAACATGATGAGACGCCTGGGCGTCGCTTCACGTATGCTGGAGTGCCTGAG gAACAACTTCATATTCGGTTCCTACCTGAGCAAAGATGAGATCGCTTTCTCCGACCCCACCCCTGATGGAAAACTCTTTGCCACAAATTATTTTGGCACTTCTCAGTTTTTGGTTTATAACTTTGTGAGTGGACGAAACTTGCCCAAACCCAAAACTGACACAGTATGA